In one Mangrovibacterium diazotrophicum genomic region, the following are encoded:
- a CDS encoding outer membrane lipoprotein-sorting protein: protein MRKLMILTGLIILTLKLFAGESVEARKIYESSKEKLSLKNVHLVLDLQTFDAKGNEKTKSMKVSFAQFGDEKKVMVEVTAPENINGTKILTTDSKDQRGIIEIYMPATGKIQKIRASQRNLKMLGSEIPINQFSSVISAGTNMDIVGKQEINGVQCHVIKMHKDDEDEYDMAFVSVDKEELLRIETFDSKGNLTTQTDLSDYISVRGAEAKMYPREIEVKNFKSGKSSRLLVVQLEYLTNVNIEDFKLVSAS from the coding sequence ATGAGAAAGTTGATGATTCTTACCGGGCTGATTATTCTAACACTGAAGCTGTTTGCCGGCGAAAGTGTTGAAGCCCGAAAAATATACGAAAGCTCAAAGGAAAAACTGTCGCTCAAAAATGTTCACCTGGTGCTCGATCTGCAAACTTTCGATGCCAAGGGTAATGAGAAGACAAAATCGATGAAAGTTTCGTTCGCTCAGTTTGGTGACGAGAAGAAAGTGATGGTTGAGGTGACAGCTCCTGAAAATATTAACGGTACAAAAATCCTCACCACAGATTCGAAAGATCAACGGGGAATTATTGAGATTTACATGCCGGCTACCGGGAAAATTCAAAAAATTCGCGCAAGTCAGCGAAACTTGAAAATGCTGGGCAGCGAAATCCCAATCAATCAGTTTAGCTCGGTCATCAGTGCCGGAACAAACATGGATATTGTGGGCAAGCAAGAAATAAACGGTGTGCAATGCCACGTCATCAAAATGCATAAAGACGATGAAGATGAGTACGACATGGCATTTGTGTCGGTTGATAAAGAAGAACTGCTGCGCATCGAAACATTCGATTCGAAAGGTAACCTGACAACACAGACGGACCTTTCAGACTACATAAGTGTACGTGGAGCGGAAGCGAAAATGTATCCGCGCGAAATAGAAGTGAAAAATTTTAAAAGTGGTAAGAGTTCCCGTCTGCTTGTTGTTCAGTTGGAATACCTGACCAACGTG